A genome region from Frankineae bacterium MT45 includes the following:
- a CDS encoding deoxyuridine 5'-triphosphate nucleotidohydrolase yields the protein MLPTYAMVGDAGADLTTVEDVELAPGERLLVATGIALELPDGWAGFVHPRSGLAARSGISVVNAPGTIDSGYRGEVKVNLINLDPQTAVQLRRGDRIAQLVIQRVARTSFVEVEELSATERATGGHGSTGGAFGLGVV from the coding sequence GTGCTCCCCACGTACGCGATGGTCGGCGACGCCGGTGCCGACCTGACCACGGTCGAGGACGTCGAGCTGGCTCCGGGTGAGCGTCTGCTCGTCGCGACCGGCATCGCGCTGGAGCTCCCGGACGGCTGGGCCGGCTTCGTGCACCCCCGCTCCGGACTGGCCGCGCGGTCGGGGATCTCAGTGGTGAACGCGCCTGGCACAATCGACTCCGGGTATCGAGGCGAGGTCAAGGTAAACCTGATCAATCTCGATCCGCAGACTGCCGTACAGTTGCGCCGCGGCGACCGGATCGCTCAGCTGGTCATCCAGCGGGTCGCGCGCACGAGCTTCGTCGAGGTGGAGGAGCTCTCGGCGACCGAGCGCGCTACGGGCGGCCACGGCTCGACAGGCGGCGCGTTCGGCTTGGGCGTTGTGTAG
- a CDS encoding NAD(P)-dependent dehydrogenase, short-chain alcohol dehydrogenase family — protein MSRFDGRVAVVTGASRGIGLAIAQRLVDEGARVCITARKPEALGDAVQALGGAAHAIGIAGRGDDTEHQADAVRQTIATFGRLDVLVNNTGINPAYGPLTDLDDDVARKIMDVNVLSALGWVRTARQQGLGTDGGAAIVNVASIAGVLPSPGIAYYGVSKSALIGLTAQLALELSPSVRVNAVAPAVVKTRFAAALYEGREAEAAAQYPLGRLGEPEDIAAAVAFLASDDAAWITGQTLLIDGGVSLRSGH, from the coding sequence ATGAGCCGCTTCGACGGGCGGGTCGCGGTCGTCACCGGGGCCAGCCGTGGCATCGGCCTGGCGATCGCCCAGCGTCTCGTCGACGAAGGGGCCAGGGTCTGCATCACTGCCCGCAAACCGGAGGCACTCGGCGACGCGGTCCAGGCACTGGGCGGGGCCGCCCACGCCATCGGGATCGCCGGGCGCGGGGATGACACCGAGCACCAGGCCGACGCCGTCCGGCAGACGATCGCCACCTTCGGGCGCCTGGACGTGCTGGTGAACAACACCGGAATCAACCCGGCCTACGGCCCCTTGACCGACCTGGATGACGACGTCGCCCGCAAGATCATGGACGTGAATGTGCTGAGCGCCCTCGGTTGGGTCCGCACCGCCCGGCAGCAGGGTCTCGGTACCGACGGGGGCGCGGCGATCGTGAACGTGGCCTCGATCGCCGGGGTGCTTCCCTCCCCGGGCATCGCCTACTACGGGGTGAGCAAGTCCGCCCTGATCGGTCTCACCGCTCAGCTCGCTCTGGAGCTCAGCCCGTCCGTGCGGGTCAACGCCGTGGCGCCGGCGGTCGTGAAGACGCGCTTCGCCGCCGCCCTCTACGAGGGGCGCGAGGCGGAGGCGGCGGCGCAGTATCCGCTGGGGCGACTCGGCGAGCCCGAGGACATCGCGGCCGCCGTGGCCTTCCTGGCCTCAGACGATGCCGCCTGGATCACCGGTCAGACGCTGCTCATCGACGGCGGAGTATCGCTACGCAGCGGCCACTAG
- a CDS encoding LytR cell envelope-related transcriptional attenuator produces the protein MAAQSARRPLPALAFLLGLSLLTALVWWRVIHRSASDTAGASPTPTCAPAKPNVVPQPATVTLQVRNSTTRVGLAARASKALSAANFKMAGPPDNVAPVVPGVAVIKYVQTDEAAAKLVATYIPGATLTVATPSAGQVEIDLGTKFVAVSSSANAAKALKAANLTLAPPVVSAETTAAGC, from the coding sequence GTGGCTGCACAGTCAGCTCGACGACCACTGCCAGCACTGGCCTTTCTTCTCGGCCTGTCGCTGCTGACAGCGCTGGTCTGGTGGCGGGTGATCCACCGCTCGGCGAGTGATACCGCTGGGGCCAGCCCGACCCCGACCTGCGCACCGGCGAAGCCGAATGTGGTTCCACAGCCGGCGACGGTCACCCTCCAGGTCAGGAACTCCACAACACGGGTGGGGCTGGCGGCGCGAGCCAGCAAGGCGCTCAGCGCCGCTAATTTCAAGATGGCCGGGCCTCCGGACAACGTAGCCCCCGTCGTTCCGGGTGTAGCTGTGATCAAGTACGTGCAGACCGATGAGGCCGCGGCGAAGCTGGTCGCGACCTACATACCGGGGGCGACGCTGACCGTGGCCACACCGTCGGCCGGTCAAGTGGAGATCGACCTCGGCACCAAGTTCGTCGCGGTGTCGAGTTCGGCCAATGCGGCAAAGGCATTGAAGGCGGCGAACCTCACGCTGGCTCCGCCGGTGGTCTCCGCCGAGACCACCGCCGCCGGCTGCTGA
- a CDS encoding myo-inositol-1(or 4)-monophosphatase has protein sequence MDQPSNPSLSAAQPEAELGRLTVELAVGAGSLILERLYPQGEFDPSALQVSAKSTATDVVTQVDVEVEAWLVRAIRAVRPADSILGEEGGAHVSGGAQPRPESAVRWVIDPIDGTVNFVHGLPRFAVSIAVEVNGVTEFGCVHNPVTGEVYSATRGGGAWLHRVAARGADALAASLGERRRLRGPTRVALAAALVGTGFAYDRQRRARQAKVVAELLAEVADIRRMGAAALDFCSLADGELDAYFEAGLSPWDFAAGELIAREAGCVVSGLDGSGASTRMTAGCGPDLATEFFGLLDRLGAADV, from the coding sequence ATGGACCAGCCGTCGAACCCCTCACTATCTGCTGCGCAACCCGAGGCGGAATTGGGTCGCCTGACCGTCGAACTCGCCGTCGGTGCCGGTTCGCTGATCCTCGAACGGCTCTACCCGCAGGGAGAGTTCGACCCGAGTGCGCTGCAAGTCTCGGCGAAGAGCACGGCCACCGATGTGGTGACCCAGGTGGACGTCGAGGTCGAAGCCTGGCTGGTGCGGGCGATTCGCGCGGTCCGGCCGGCAGATTCGATTCTCGGTGAGGAGGGCGGTGCCCACGTGTCGGGAGGCGCGCAGCCCCGTCCCGAGTCAGCCGTTCGGTGGGTGATCGACCCGATCGACGGCACGGTCAACTTCGTCCACGGGCTGCCGCGCTTCGCCGTCTCGATCGCGGTCGAGGTGAACGGGGTCACCGAGTTCGGCTGCGTCCACAATCCGGTCACCGGTGAGGTCTATTCAGCGACCCGCGGCGGCGGGGCCTGGTTGCACCGGGTGGCAGCCCGAGGCGCGGACGCGCTGGCCGCCTCTCTCGGCGAGCGCCGCCGCCTGCGCGGCCCCACCCGGGTCGCGCTCGCGGCCGCGCTCGTCGGCACCGGATTCGCCTACGACCGGCAGCGCCGTGCGCGGCAGGCGAAGGTCGTCGCCGAGCTGCTGGCCGAAGTGGCTGACATCCGACGGATGGGAGCGGCCGCCCTCGACTTCTGCTCCCTGGCTGACGGCGAGCTCGATGCCTACTTCGAGGCGGGGCTGTCGCCGTGGGACTTTGCCGCCGGTGAGCTCATCGCCCGCGAGGCGGGGTGCGTCGTCAGCGGACTCGATGGGTCCGGCGCATCGACCAGGATGACGGCCGGCTGCGGGCCAGATCTGGCGACCGAGTTCTTCGGACTCCTCGATCGACTCGGCGCCGCTGACGTGTAG